One Glycine max cultivar Williams 82 chromosome 1, Glycine_max_v4.0, whole genome shotgun sequence genomic window, AATAATATAATAGTTGATGAAAGTTATACACAATACTAACAGACTTATACCTCTTTTTTAGATTGATAATGTTAGCTGTCTACACAACATAAAAATGGACAAAATAACCAATCaactttctttatttaataaatttaatttaggaATCTTAAGAATCATTTGATACTATTGAGGTGTTTGGATACTTTTGAGGCCTTGTGGAGTGACACCTTGTATGTTGTTAGGCTcgttaattattttcttctacatatatgatatatttttataattaattattttctatcacatatattttttttgagttACTATGATATTAGTGTGAAATATTCACAAGTTTTATTGATAACTAATCTttgtcaaaaaatttaattggtcatctttaatgaaatattttttcttaatcatattttttcatcCATAATACTTGAACCCAAAACCTTCTTTAAAAggattaaatttaatatcattctaaataataattttaaaatatatatttctaattaaCATGGTCAGATTTTACAACTATTTCTGTATATCATTGACATTAAAGGAGAATATTTTGTACTAAATAGGTAATTTATGAgtagtattaaatatatatttttaacacaGTTGCACATATTTTTATACCAGTTGTAATCTGTACTAGCCTGTGACTCCCCCCCAAACATTACTAGGACACAACATTTTGTGGTCCCTGCATGGAATTGCCGGACACCTAGCAGACAACATCTTTGGACGGAATGAAAATGATCCTGCGGCATTTCATAAGGAAGGACAATGCTTTACTTCTTCAACTAGATGTTCCAGAATAATAAAGAAAACCAAACTCTCTCCGCCTCAAAAGTCTCGTTTGCATAAGCAAAGAGTTTTGTTCTTATTGGATGGTTCATGCATTGTGTGTCCATTTCCAGCTTTGAACCGAACACATGCATCTCAGTATGTACGAGTGTGATTGTAGTCTTGTAGCGAGAAAAGCTTCGAGATTTCTCTTAACAGCATGAGCTCATATCAGCATTTTGTATatctatttgaaaataaaaatgaacccGAATTCAAAATTCAGTAAAATTTGATAGTTAATTCCTGCtcaaagattattttgatgtttAAATGTACCTAAATGATTGTTtgttaagaagaaaacaaaatgggAGGAATGAAGTTGATAATGAGCTTAAACGTGATATATGTTCTGTGAAATAAAAAACGCGGTATATGTTATACCTTATCATGCATATtcagattaatttattttgcgctaagagagagagagagagattttaaTCAAAagcttcttaaaaaaattatcattgaaacgtacattaaataaattattagtcttttttttcGCTCCATTGTTAAATAATACATATTCGTATATAAAAATAAGGGTTTAAGGCACAAGAAGGAGAATATATATATTCGAGGTGAGAAATAAATTTGCAATGAGGGATTCCACAGTGTCCAGTTATAGAATACAAATCTTCGTGGTGAGAATAGCCGTGAGATAAATACTGGATCTTCACAAGTTCTAcactatttattttgtaattttttgtctAGATGCTACTTTAAATTCACGTGTCCTATTATGTTCGTAATTTTTACTTAGCTAAAGAGATTTTCCCTGTCAACTGAACTTGATAAACATGCCTAGTTGAGATTACTTAAATCTGAAAATATATGTGATTCCATTAGTCTTTGGTCACCACTCACCAAAGGGTCCTAATTTCCTAAAGGACCTAAACTAATTATTACCTATTTGTTTGGCATTATTGTTGCGAAGTTTAATTACCCTCTCAGCTACGATATGATTCCTCGTATGCATGCCATGAACcaactaattaattttgattttgtgtgATTTAATAAATGATCTAAGCCGTCAAGATCATATCTGATGAAAGCCTGGTAGATCTTAGCCGAGTGGAGAACGACATAAACCATGCTAACGAATAATCTTCTAAAATTTTGGGGAAAAAAAGAGCAAGTAATGAGTAAAATGTTTTTATGACCATcaaacctaataaaattaatttgccCAAATCTTAAGGGATAGCTCGATGGTTTCAAACTCTGGACAGGGCATGCACATGCCATGTTTCCTTTCACATATTCAATACGCACCAACTCGATCTGACTTTGAATTGCTTCCCttttgtcttaaaaaaaaaaaatcaaggttTTTGAGTTCGTGGGCAATGACAGACCAATTACGATCTTACACGTGCACCTCCGAATTCGAGAATACCCTCTATATCTATTTGCTTGTGAAAATGAATCAACAACTTAGACCCAACATTGTAGGTGAAAGCAACGTTGAAGGAGGATAACGAGCTTCCCTAAGCCACACAcaatatatatagatttataaATTCCAGGAAATTCTAGCAGTACGATCCTctaataattgattaatttcaattaaatgatGTTAGGATACAGTCAATGTCGCGTCACATAAAAGGAGACCCATGAAAGTGAACTAATAAGAAATTGGAGAAATGGTGCAGCATTCTGAAGTGGGGTCCTGCATTATGTTAAGTGGCAAGTTTTGCTAgcgatatttttaaatataaattgaacGAATATATGTATAGATAGGTCGCTAACTTGCTAGCATTTGCTTAAATTCTTGCATGCTAACAAGGCAAACTTGATTTGCCAAGACAACCAAGCAACGAGGTACATTTGCCATGTGCTGGCTAACTGGCCAAGCAGCACTGCACTTACGTTTTTGACTATAATcactaagagtttttgttcgtTGGACacagcaaaagaaaaaataaaaaagacattaTTGTTTCcgggaaaagaagagaaaaaaaaaaaaacaatcaagaaAAATTTGTTGTATTATTGCAACTTGCAACACCGTAGAAATTTCGGCATTATGTCGTCAATTTATTGTTGTCACATTCAtttgtcaattaaatttttttagttatttagtgAATAACAATAATGTTTAGTATCAAATATTAAAGTTGTTGAAATATACAGAAAGTCTCGCGCAAATTGAAaattagagaaataaaaagagattAAGCAGGAGGTGAATCACTAAGGTCTGTTGGTGATGAGAAGTTTGAATAATTTGTACaagattttaagtttaaacttcATTGTTGTCATTGTTCAaacatacaaaatatatatattgtgggTGTTTAAGACAAAGTAGCAATATCAAAATCAATCTAACAACAAGTAAACAATTTTCCTACATTGCAAAACTAGAACCACTCTATAAATTACAACATAATATTAGAGTTCATAGTCTCACGGCCAGTTGATTCCTTCCAGGTTTGGTACGTTGAAAACAAGGGTTCTCTGTTTAAAAAACTGCGAACGGATTTACAAACACAGCGCAGCCCTAgtcatttgaaaaattaagtcccacagaaattgaaattgagagaagtgaaacaaatataaataagtgATGTAGtagatgataaaataaaagtgatgTACTAGTTCAAATTGCATTATACATTTTGGATGAAGTATTCATCTGAATTTTGAAGCTTAACTCTACAACAAGACCAACCACTCTCCCTACAATGTTAGAGTTGGATCAGTCTTGTTACTGAAATTCAACATAATTATACTTTTTGTTCCAATGGAGTTATATGAAGTTATAAGGTTAACTTGGTGATTggaaatgaaaatttaagaGTTGAAGGGAGAAAGTGTTGTATTGCAAAACTTATGGTTAGAAAATCACGATGTCATCAACCTGTGAAAATAGGAGAACCTTCAAgaacaaacatattttcagtatcaaattagttttaattatctTCTTTCTGGCTTTCCCCCAAAACTTATCCTTTTgcttaatgaaaatatatacaaatcCGTTTATCAGCTAAACCAACTATCCCATTCCCCATTCCTTATAGCTCACTAATGAAAATTTATACCCAACTTTCTCTCCTATAAAGCCATATTAACCTTGAATAAGCAGAAGATCAGGGTAATCAAATATTGATACTGACATTGCATAAACATGATTACAACACATTCAATTGATCAACTGAAGTAGGTACAGTTCAGCTAGGGGACATTGCCATCTTGTCAATAAAGCAAGAAGATTTTTCTTAGTTGTGAATGTCACTTTTTCACCCACTATTTTGATATTTGGTTCAAATTAGTCAGTTCGATCGAGAATCGGTCAGGTATCCAGTCCAATACTTCCTAAAAATCGGTGCATTTTTAAATTGGTTCAAAATTGTTAAACCGGTCAAAAACTAATAAAACCCGTAGAGTTAGCCAATTTAATCGATTTTcgtttaaaacttaaaaaaaactttcaaaatcatgttgttttgattttaaaaaagagaaatattataacttatttttaagtgaagtttactttttatttttatcaatttatgcccattatattattttttgttcaataattactaggatattatattaaaatactaaaaaaaattattttattaaaattggttTGATCGCACTTGAATTATTTATTGACTCTTAAACCAGTATTTTCATCGCTCGACAAGGCATCCGATTATAAGAACATTGTTCTTATCATACTAAATGCACATGATTCTTTACATGACGATTGGTAGGAATATAATTAGTCAGCACTCAAAATTCATAGAATTAATTAAGCTAACTTGACGAAAAAAGACTAGCCTTTGTAGCCATGTGCTTGGAGCTTCTGAGAGTTTTCTTCCTTTATTTCTCAACAATGGAggggagaaaagaaagaaggattaGACAAACATAGTCAAGTAAAGGGAAGCTAAATACAAAAGCATTCAACTTTTAAACCGAAAGCAAAGgtcaacaaaaaaagaataacGAGAGTCATACAACTCATATCCATAGACCATAATCATGCACCATTTAGAAGGTGCTTCTGTGTCTCAGTTGAGTAGAATTGTCAttagtaaaaaagaaagaaagaaaacgaaTCCCTCATACTGATAATCATAAAgttgtgaaaatgaaatttGCGTAACATCAGTAGAACTACTGGACAAACTATACCAAAAGCGACGACAAAACAACATGAATAAACATGCCATAAAAGAATTCATCCACACATAGTATAAGCGGCCCCCACCTTCATGTGGTTTTTGGCCCTTGCTTAGTTCAATTTATGAGTCTTGGAGATTGATTAATAACAAGGAATAGGATAGATATTAGATACCAGAATATAGTTAAGTTAATTCATGTGTTTGATTAGATGCTGATGTGTTTGACATTATTAATTGTATATTACATGCAAAGTAGGGCCATAGTAGAGGCCCCTCCGACCACTCTCGTCTTATATTTCCACATCCCCATGTCCCTTAGAACATGGAGGAAATTATGGTAGTCTTCCCTACTTAAATtcccattctctctctctcttcctcatCTCATCTCATCTCATCTCGAACACCATAAAAGCTCTCGTTGAACAACAGACACTTTCTAGTTCTTGAAGCAACAACTCCATCAATCCCAAGTTAGAAACCAAAGCAACATGCCAACATAAAGTAAATAACCAAGACTCGCTCTGTCATCATTGCGCTTGAATCCAACCAAAACAAAACCACTCGTGGCTTCCATTATCGGAAGATTCTCATTCTCCTCCTTATAAGACCTTATCTACACAGCTTGCTAGAATAGATATGGAAATTGAATCGGTCAAGTGTGAGTGCTGTGGCCTCAAAGAGGATTGCACCCAAGAATATATCCGCGATGTGAAGGCTAAGTTTGACAGCAAATGGTTATGTGGTTTGTGCTCAGAAGCAGTGAGAGATGAAGTTAACAGAGCGAAAAGGCCTTTTGCTATGGAGGAAGCTGTGAAGGCTCACATGTCATTCTGTGGGAAGATCAAATCGAATCCCGCAGTAAGAGTCGCTGATGGCATGAGGCAGATGCTAAGGAGAAGGTCAACTGACTTGTCTTCATCGTCAAGCAAGTACAGTGGCAGGTCAAACACCACTTCTCAAGTCACTGATTCCTCCACGTTCCCATTGCACCCATGAAAACAGAGGAGGCTGGAAGTTGGGAACAGGGAAAACCATATAACTCTATTTTCTTTTCGTTCAAATAAAAGTTTATACTTAGCTTTTTGTGGCTAAGCTTCTCATTTTGTCTTGTACAGAGCGTGCTGTTTCACATGAACCGtctttttctcctcttttctctttgttttcctttcttggaagcaGACATCTAGTTTTCAAGAATAACTATTTAATCCCAACTTTATTCTGCATGAGACAGAtcagcaaaaacaaaaacaaaaaaaccattCTCCTCCAAAACTTCTACTAGTTCACACAATACAACGTTTTCTGcttaagatgaaaataaataaattatatatcaatCAAACTATATGACTAATCCccttgttaattaaaaaagttgttTATCTGTGAGTTATCTGCTACTTTGCTTTCCATGCTTTGTCTTCCTTCTAAGAAAGGGTGCAATCTGCAATAGTAACCTGGGAATGATtcacatgaaaacaaaattttgcatccattttttctttccaaaagatCTCAAAGAAGCTAACGTACTTTGCAAGTCAAGTGACATTTGATGGTAGGTTTAATGTGCAGTTTTTGAGCACTCTTTTTCATCTCGGttttactaaataataataagggACCACACTTTTAGTGCGGCAGGTATTAGATTTCACTCAATAATATTCGATTAAAAAAACTGTATAAAAGTTTGACGTTATCATTTCTTGTCCATAAACATATCTGAGCATTTGattgatatattaataaagaaacTCCTATAGTCAACTTCTCACCCCGTAATAGTAATACCGAATTAGTTTATGTCACAACTCTCAATTTTCAAACACAAAAATGTGAATTTTAGCAATGCCCTATGGCTATAATGAAGAATGTCATCATCACAACTTGCGTTGAATAATGATAATAtgcatttttttccttattatcTTACTACGTTATGTTATGTGGCTGACCATAGTTTTCTTGAGGTTGAAGCATAGAATCTCCATACAGCTTCgttcaaccaataaaaaatcaaGTGGTGAAGGCACTAATTCCATTTGTTGCAGCTAAATATGGTTTATGAATTGTGCTCATGAAGGTACTGAATTAGCATTAACATTTGTCTGAATAATGTAACCATGATTAGCCTACTGCCATTTAGTAGTTGGTGGTGTCGTGCTGAATCGTAGTCCCCACTAGGCAACAGAGCATGCATTCCAACTCTTGGAAGTGCTTTGATTTTCCTTAGGCAACAACTTATAAACTACTGATGTTAATCGAGGCCAGGCCTTCGAATGATATTGGAAACTCCTTTAACATGCACATCTTCTCTCTATTTATGTAAATCATTCATCAGGGTTGacaattttttctcttctttgtggtcatgatttattttttaaataacttgcttcatgaaaagaaaatccataaataatagaaaattttcaattcatCTCATTCATCCATGACTATTAAGCATaattttgtagtattttttataaaataaataattttactaacTAAGATCACATTTGAAAATGTCACTGTGGAAGTACTAAATGGCTACAATTGTCGGACATGATATTCACAAATGACCTGTGGGAGCACCACCAAAAGAAATTCCAACTTAAAAACTTCGCATTGATCTTTAATGGAGCCATGTGTGCACAAGTCTCGCTATTTAGTACTTCTGTCACGCCAATTAGCAGCCTGAAGTTATTGTTCTGCCACTAGCATTGACAGAGTCTGAAATATTAATTTAGCCAACCCCATTTGACTATTTTATTCATCTTATCCATGACACCCATTCGGTCAAACCATATATGATCGTTGGGAAAATATATCATTCTCAAATCAAAtggaaaatgaatatttatagtGCAACTATAGGCGGAGTGCATAAAGAACTCTGGCAGTTGGATCACGTTTGATGACAACCTAATGGTACGAACAACGGGCATGGCGTCTGTAAAAAACGTGGTCAAATTTTCAATGAACAAAGTATCAACTGCccaataaatttatgaaattttcagCAAAACTAGAAATAATGATCAACTTTATAGTAGTGAAGGGTGAACCTTCACCAAGCTCAAGTACGTGCTGTAGAATCTATATGGCAGGCCCAAAAATAAGGAATTGCTAGTGTAATTCAATTTACCAATAGAAATAATTCACCAATAGTCTCTACAAGAACAAATTCCACCATTAAAATGGTGAAACCAAGTCCTATCTCTCATGACAATCTCTATTCGATACAACTTTGAGACCAATTTCATAAAGGAATGGCAGTCCTCACATATTCTAAGATTTTTAACTATGCGAATGCATGATTCTTTTCTCTCACCAATTAACCCGTAGCACAGTGCTAATTTCTCACTATGCCAGAGAActacttcttttttctcttcctcttctaAATCAACCAAGATGCCCAAAGTACTGGGTGTGTAGCCAACCAGCTTCAGTTGACTGACTACCGCATCCAACATTTTGTATATTTCATCTGATTGCTTATGATATCCATCTGCCATCATAAACACATGCACCTCTTTGTTCACTTCAATCTTACTACATGCCTTCTCCTTTGAGATTCCTTTATGTTTCATTAATTTCCTGATCAGCCCAACATCCTCCCACCTTTTTTCTTTGGCATAAATGTTTGACAAAACCACAAGGGCCCCATCATGATCAGGCTCCAACTCAAGAAGTTGTTTGGCAGCAAATTCTCCTAACTCAACCTCACCGTGATTTTGACAAGCAGACATAAGGGATCCCCAAATGATAACATTTGGCGGGAAAGGCATTGTCTCAATAA contains:
- the LOC100810486 gene encoding uncharacterized protein — its product is MEIESVKCECCGLKEDCTQEYIRDVKAKFDSKWLCGLCSEAVRDEVNRAKRPFAMEEAVKAHMSFCGKIKSNPAVRVADGMRQMLRRRSTDLSSSSSKYSGRSNTTSQVTDSSTFPLHP